Proteins from one Homalodisca vitripennis isolate AUS2020 chromosome 3, UT_GWSS_2.1, whole genome shotgun sequence genomic window:
- the LOC124356569 gene encoding uncharacterized protein LOC124356569: protein MMKSALGIRCFLPNNYFVWEATRPIADCNICRGVNEVLMLPNITREEFFTYAYSYKPILVKGAAKHWPAAKSFSFSFFKSLFENIDGAYESTEEDCQFLTFKTDFLSLRDVFAMPQSRVTLQEGESSWYIGWSNCYPPVLEVMRQHYSRPHFLPADAEHAHVDYIFMGYQQGAVMHLDYISRLMWQAQLQGHKTWRLNPPPECENVCQGFQFRVEPGDIFLLDTRQWYHDTFIEEGEFSLTVSSEYG from the exons ATGATGAAAAGTGCTCTCGGTATTAGATGTTTTTTACCGAACAATTACTTTGTATGGGAGGCTACTCGGCCCATTGCggattgtaatatttgtagaGGAGTGAATGAAGTTTTAATGCTTCCAAACATCACAAGAGAAGAATTTTTTACGTATGCATATTCTTATAAGCCTATTTTAGTCAAAGGTGCTGCAAAACATTGGCCGGCGGCAAAGTCGTTTTCGTTTAGTTTCTTTAAAtctctgtttgaaaatattgatggtgCGTATGAAAGCACAGAAGAAGATTGCCAGTTTCTGACATTCAAGACGGACTTTCTCTCACTAAGAGATGTGTTTGCGATGCCACAGTCGAGAGTGACACTTCAAGAAGGAGAGTCATCATGGTATATTGGATG GAGCAACTGCTATCCGCCCGTGCTGGAAGTGATGAGACAGCATTACTCGAGGCCACACTTCCTGCCAGCAGACGCTGAACATGCTCATGTCGACTATATCTTCATGGGTTACCAGCAGGGTGCCGTCATGCAC CTGGATTACATCAGTCGTCTGATGTGGCAGGCCCAACTACAGGGACACAAGACTTGGAGACTGAACCCTCCTCCGGAGTGTGAGAACGTGTGTCAGGGCTTCCAGTTCAGAGTAGAGCCTGGAGACATAT TTCTTTTGGATACGAGACAGTGGTACCACGACACCTTCATCGAAGAAGGGGAATTCAGCCTCACCGTCAGCTCTGAGTATGGATAA